The Paenibacillus sp. FSL R7-0345 DNA segment AAGCGGTACATAACGCGTTTATGACCATACCGGCGAGCACAAGCTTGACAGAGGTCATTTTGCCGCCGGCATTGGCCAGGAGCAGTACAAGCAGGGAGGCGCCAACGGCACCGGCAAAGGCCCAGAAGGCTACGCCCGTCTGCCCGAGAAAACCCATAGTCCCAAAGCCGACAAGAATGGCGAAGGTTGCACCAAGCGACCCGCCTGAGGAAATACCTAGTATGTATGGATCAGCGAGCGGATTCTGTACAGCAGCCTGCATGATGGTACCGCACAGCGTAAGACCGGCACCGATGAACAAGGCCATAAGCACGCGCGGGAACCGGATTTTCCAGATGATATCTACAAAAGATCCGGAGGTCAGATCCTGTACGTTCCCGATTTGGATGCCTGTAATCTGATGGAGCAGAATCCGGTAGGATTGCGAGACGGGAATTTCTACTTGTCCAAAGGACACCGCTGCACCGGCAGACAGGACCGTAATGACCAGCAGCACGATAATAATAGCAGTGAATCCGTAACGACTGTTGATGATCGATTGCTTGGATGCCGGCTGCGCGGCTATCTCGGTTTGCATGACATTCATAGAGACTCCTTAATTATAGAGTTTTAATTTAAAATATACCGTATGATGAGAATCATTGTCAATGAGAATTATTATCATTGACAACTGCCCCAGCTTTCTATATTCTACGATTGTATTCCTTGCAGGACGGTAGGTTATACTGGCCCTGGCAAGGCTGTTTACCAGATATATAGAAAAGGGGATAGGAATAATGAAAAAAGGATTAAAAACGTTTATGCCGCTGCTGGCGGTTTTGCTGCTGGTAGGGATTCTTTCAGCTTGTTCATCTAACACGAAGAATGAGAACGCTTCTGCTGCTACAGCAGCACCTGCAGCGAATACAGCTGCTGAGGCGACTGAGGCTCCTACTGCTGCTCCAAGCACAAGCACGGTATATCCGCTGACTATTGAGAATTACTCGAATAACGGTGAAGGCACCGAATGGACAGCCAAATCCGTAACTTTTGACAAGGCGCCTGAGAAAGTGGTAGCCAATACCCAGGGAGCCGCTGAGCTTTTGATTAAGCTGGGCTTGACTGACAAAATGGTAGGTGTTGCTGCCCTGTATGGTGCAGGTGATCCTTCTGTCCAGGAAGAGTTCAAGAAGATCCCTGTAATCTCTGAAAACTATGCCAGCAAAGAGCTGGTTGTCGGAGCAAGTCCGGACCTGGTAATGGGACGTGCCGACCTGTTCGCTGATGCGGACTGGGGTGTAGGAACGGTTACGGGGTTGAACGAGCTGGGTATCCAAACCTATCTGCAGAATACCAGCGTAAAGGGTGCCACCCTGGAAAGCCTGTACAAGGATATCGAGCAGCTTGGTCAAATCTTTGATGTACAGGAAAATGCTGCTGCTTATATCGATGAACTGAAACAGCGTGCACAGAAGATTAAAGATGAGTCAGCTGGGAGCAACGCAAAAACGTTCGCTTATGTATCCGACGGCGGAAACGGAGCCATTGCCATTTACAGCGGAAATATTGATACATTTGCCGGCGATGTGCTGAGCCTGCTGGGCATTACTAACAGCTTCGGCGATGTTACCGGCGACGTCAGCAAAGAACAGCTGCTTGCTACTAACCCTGATGTGCTCTTGCTCTCCGTCTACACCGGCGGGGTTGATCCGCAGGAGACCCTGAAAGCTTTCTATGCTGACCCGTCGCTGCAAAGCCTGACGGCCATCAAGAATAAAGCCATCTACCTGATCGACTTCAACCAGTTCTGGGGCTACAGCTACTCTATCTTTGACGGGGCTGAGAAGCTGCTGTCCGATATTTTGGCTAACCAGTAAAACGTTAAATCTATGAAAGCAGGCCAGGCAGCGCAATAGCTGCCTGACCTGCTTTTTGCTGTGGCTGGGAGCCTAGTAAATATTAATTTTGAATGTTCAGCAATTTAGAGATAGAATGATGAAATAGTAAAAATGATAGTGATATTACAACAGCTTGGGGGAACAGATTCATGGAACTGGGAATCAGTACATTTGTGGAGACCACACCGGATGTGGTTACAGGGGAAACAATGAGCCACGCAGAACGGCTGCGTGAAGTGGTAGAGGAGATCGTGCTGGCTGACCAGGTCGGGCTGGACGTGTATGGTGTCGGGGAGCATCACCGGCCGGATTTTGCAGCTTCATCTCCGGCAGTAGTAATGGCGGCAGCAGCCAGCCTGACGAGCAAAATCCGCCTGACGAGTGCCGTTATGATTCTGTCATCGGCTGATCCGGTGCGTGTCTATCAGGATTTTGCCACCTTGGACGGTCTGAGTAACGGACGGGCTGAGATTATGGTCGGCCGGGGTTCATTTGTTGAATCGTTCCCGCTGTTCGGCTGTGATCTGAAGGACTATGAAAGTTTATTTGATGAAAAGCTGGACCTTCTAATGAAGCTTCAGCACTCTGAGCGGGTGACCTGGGAAGGCAAGCACAGACCCGCTATACATAACCTAGCAATCTACCCCCGTCCGGTACAGGACCCTCTGCCGGTCTGGATTGCCAGTGCAGGCAGCCCGGAATCTGCGGTACGCTCCGGAGCACTCGGTCTGCCGTTTGCGCTGGCGATGATTGGTCCTGTCCGCCCGCTGGATTTTGCCTCGCATGTGAAGCTGTATAAAGAAGCGGCAGCAGCCGCCGGGCATGACCTCACAAAGCTGCCAATTGCGGCGCATGCCCATGGCTTTGTAGCGGAGAGTACGCCGCAGGCAATCGGGCAGTTCTTCCCGTCGACCTTTGCCAGAACTAACGTGCGGGCGGTTGAGAAGAATCTGCCCCCGTATACCCGCGCTGATTATGATGCGGCAGTCAGACCGGAAGGCGCGTTATTCGTCGGCGATCCCCGGACCGTCGCGGACAAAATCATTCAATTACGCAAAGAAGTCGGAATCACCAGATTCCTGCTGCACGTCCCGCACGGCACCATGCCCCATGCCGAGGTGATGGAATCAATCCGGCTGCTTGGAACAGAGGTGGCTCCGCTGGTACGTGAGGAAATTGCGCGCTGGGAGGAGAATCTGTAGGGTAAAGGAGGTTGTCCAATGACAGAGCGTATCCCCTGTAAAAGTGAAGGCTGCAGCGCGACCATTCTTCCGGCTACCTTTCAGAAAACCGGCGGCTACTGCATGCCCTGTGTACAGGTTAAAGAGCGGGATGAGCGGCAGGCGTATATTTTGCAGCACCGTAAAACAGTAGATTTGTATGCAGGGGTTACAGACCCCGTTGAGGTACTGAAGATTATGCACGCATCCAGGCCGCATGATCCGTTAATGGTGTACGCGCCGTACAAAACCGGCAAGGAGGAGCTGTATAGCTCTCTTTCCGGGGAGGATGCAGGCCGGATGGAGGCTTATGCTGTTGAGCTGCTGCAGGCAGGTGATGAAGATACGTGCACCGAGGTTCTGATGTCGCTGGCCTGTTACAATAACAGGCTGCTGAGCGGCACGGGAACTCTTGCTGAGCTACTGCGCAGAGAAGTATATCATCCAGGTTTTTTGTATAAAGATGCACCTGCTGATATCCGGGATTTGCTGCTGGAGCAGGTCGATACAGACGCGGAGCACCGTAATTTCCTGCTGCTGGCTTTAAGCTGGATTGGAGACGAGGTTGTCGTTCAGCGTTTCAGGGATTGGCGGGAGCAGGCACCGGATTGGGCGGATGAGCTCTATGCCGCACCTGAGAAGTATGCTAATGAAGCCGGATGGGAGCTGACTGCGGAGGGGGAACGGCGGGATTTATTTTACCGGAATAATTATGCTGTTGAAAACCCCCCCCCCTCTTCTGCTGCAGTATACCCGGACGAACCGGCTGGAAGTTTTCTCTCTGAGAGCGGTCACCGTTGTGAGTGGTGCGGGAATCCGCTTACCATGCTTATGGATATTCATGCAGAACACACTGCGGTAAAACGTCTGCCTGTTATCGGGCAAAGGCTGCAAGTGCAGACCTGCATTATATGCAGCTGCTACGGCCCGGTATATATGGAGCTGGATTCCATGCATGGAGCACGTTGGAGTGCTTTTAACCAAAAACCTGATTATTTACCTGAGAGTGACCCGAATGAGGAGAGCCGGGAGTACCTGTCTGCCGGAAAGCAATTCCGGATAGCAGAGAAGCCGAGGAATACCTATTATGCCGCTGAGTGGACACTGGAGCCGTGGGCCTCGCAGCTTGGCGGGTATCCGACCTGGATTCAGGATGCGGAGTATCCGGTGTGCCCCTGCTGCTCGCAGAGCATGCATTTTATCGGACAGCTGGATTGGGAAGCCGTAGAGAAGTATGGGGAAGGAATCTATTATATGTTCTTATGCCCGGAAGGCCGGATGTCCGCCACGCTGTTTCAGCAGTCCTGATCTGTTTACGGACCGGTTAATGATCTGGAATTATCCTGCCTAACACTATCTTTTCCAGGTAAAATAACGGGCGTTCCTCCTTAGCTCCTTCGACCTCAGATTGACCGCCAGCTCCTCCATTGCTGATAGGCTTGCTACACTGCACAACAGGCAGGCGGTCACCGTCAGCCCAAGCAGATTGTAGAGAAAAGGGAAGCAGAACAACAGCAGTCCGGTTGCCTTATTAGCGTAAGTATGGATAAACGCCAGAGCGCGGTATCTTAACCAGCCGGCCAGTAACGAAGCAAAGCGGATGATTGCGATCCCGGCTATCCAGCCTATCGTCCACAGGGGTAACCGCAGGAGCGGAAGGAAGACCATCAGCAGCACGCCTATAAAAAAGGCATCGGCTACACTGTCCAGACTCGCGCCAGCTTCGCTGGCGCTGTTTGTTTTGCGGGCAATATAGCCGTCAAGCGCATCACTCGCCCCGCACAGGGCATAGACGGCAAGGAACAGGCCGGATAAGGGCTCAATAAACAGCAGGCCGAGTGAGCCGGTCATCCGCATGACAGTAAGCATGTTGGGGATATGTCTGATCATGGCGCCTCCAGATACGAATATTGATGTGCCGAAGTTTTTTTTATTTTGCAAATGCTGCTCATCTTAGGGAACGGTGGGGACTTTTATTATATCTGAGCCTGCTGCTTCTGTGATAGGGTAAAATTAACAATAATGGATACGGGTTGGTGAAAGCGTGCGCGGACTAAATGAGAGTTTAAAAGGAAATCCCTTATTTGCCGGGGCTGAATTCAGTAAGCTGAAGATAAGGCTGTACATGCTGGTACCGCTGTATTTTGTATTATGGATGGGGAGCCTGACTGCAGGGCGGTGGGTTTATTCAGGAGCTTCGTATGGGCTGATTCAGGTTTTTGGGCTGGGTGAAGGCGCGGTTCAGGTGTACCGGAAGGTTGTCGTATGCGGTATACAAGTGATTTTATTCTGCTTATGGATCATTATGATCGAAAAGCGTCCGCTCAGGTCGGCGGGATTCCCCGCAGTAAAACCGTTTAGAGTCTATTGGACAGGGTTCCTCATCGGGTTCGGTGCGATTTCAGCGGTAACTGCAATATTACTGGGTATGGGTATGGTGCAGGTGGAAGCTTATCATTGGGCATCCTTTATACCGCTGGCAGCTGTTATTGCTCTCGGGTGGATGGTTCAGAGTGCGGCGGAGGAGCTGGCTGTCAGGGGCTGGCTAATTCCCATGCTGGCAAAGGAAAGCTCACCGGCCTTTGCGATAATATTGTCATCGGTTATATTCGGGATCTTTCATCTGTTCAGCTCCGGGGTTACGGTGTTATCTTTTATTAATCTGATCTTGTCAGGCTTGTTTTTTGCCGGTTATGCGGTTGTTACTAAACATATTTGGGGAGTCTGCGGGATGCATTTTGCCTGGAATGTTACGCTCGGCAATCTTTACGGGTTTCCTGTAAGCGGGTTTCCGGATAACGGGCGGACGCTTGTGGAGATGAGTCAGACGGGTCCTGAACTGTTTACAGGCGGGGCGTTCGGTCCGGAGGGAGGCGTGATTACAACTTTGGTATTGCTGTCGGGGATCATCATTCTGGCAATACTCTGGAATCGGCAGCGGCTACTCTTTACTTCCACGAATTAACATTTTTCTAGTAACATTTGTAACAGTGTTTAATGCTAGAATTTGATAAAAATAGGTTGTAAGCGTTTTTTATAACTGGACTGGGGGAATCTTTGTGAAAAAAGTAACAAAACTAATGCTGGTGGCCGGAATCTCACTGGCACTTGTAGGCGTCGGCAACAGCGGTGCGCTTAACAACGTATCTTCTGCAGCGAGTGCGCCTCTGAAAGTGGGCCGTGTTGAGGCAGCAGCCCATGGTACCAAGTGCTTTACTGTAGCCGTTGCAGTCGTTCAGAACGGCGTAATCGTAGCTGCTTCCCTGGATGACTACCAGTTCCTGAGCACAGATGTGGCAACGGGAGTGCCTAACTCTGACAAGGACTTTGGACAAAACTATAAGGACCCTAACGTCGTGCTGGCTTCCAAAAAAAGCAATTCCAAGTATTACAGCGAACACATGAAGGAAGCGGCAGGCTCCACAGTTGCTTATGACAAGAACCTGGCTGCGATTGAAAAGTTCGCAACAGGCAGAACAATCAAATCATTGGAACAGACACTGACTTACAAATCGGCTGAGCAGGTAGTTGATGCAGTAAGCGGTGCAACGCTTGTAGATACTCACGGCTATCTGAAAGCAATCCTTGATGCAGCCAAGGCTGCTAAATAGGAAACAGTCTCTTGGATGTGCTACACCTTCACAGCAGCAGCTGTGAAGGTGTTTTTGCTTGCCGGGATTAAATCATGAAACACCAGCGGACGCCAAAAGTATCTGCAAACTGCACCATGCACGGACTGTAGAAAACCGGGCCCAGCGGGGTAATGGTTGTGCTTCCGGCCTTGATGCTGTCGTAAGCCTGTTTCAAAGCATCTTCGTGCTCGAATATGGCTACAAGCTCCTGGACTGACTCTGTTGGATAACCGGATGTGCCGCCGTAATCACTAAGCATGATCCGCTGGCCGAGAATGTGCATTTCTGCGTGAATGACAACTGTTTCGGGCTCTTGCCCCGGATCATACATAACCGAATCGGCAGAACTGTGAAAAGCCAGCGAGTATAGCCGGATCGCCTCGTTCGTACGCCCGTTCAAATAGAATTGCGGAATCAGCATCGAAAATCTCCTTCATAGGAATAGTGAGAGTATTAGCAGATAATTCTATAAATATTTTACAGGAAATAGTTTTCACTGTATTGTAAAAAAACGGCATGAGCTAGTATGAAATCGCGCCGCTAAAGGGTTTGTTATACGTGCGCATGTATTCCGGCTGCCGATAGGGTGAGGATTATATTTTAACCTTAGGCTGGATGATGGTATGATAGATAGCGGGGTGAAAATACGAATGAATAATGAGAATGAAACAGTAAATGAAACAGTAAATGAGACAGCAAATGAGGCTGTCAATGAGGAAACAGGCAATAACCCGTCAGGGATGACCGAAGAGAAATGGAATGAGCTGATCAAAGCGGTTCATCATAATGGCATGGTAGCGTTAAGAATGTATTTTAAAGAGGTGCAGAGCCAGATTATTAATCTGGCAGCTTTTGGACCGGTATTTGTATACCATGTGAAGGATGAAGCTGGCGATGTGTATTCGACCGGTTTCTTCCTGCGCGAGCTGGTCAACCGGTTCCAGGCGGACAAGAACCCAGAAGTATGGGTATCCTCCTTCTTCCATGAACTGATGAAGACGAAGGGAGGCCAGCCGCTTCCGAAGCAGCCGGAGAGTGAAGAGGAAGCCAAGGCGGTCATCGACAATCAGGTGATCCCGCTGTGCATCAAGACAGTCGAAGAGGAATTTGCACCTGAGAAGGTGCATGCAGGCCTGGCCTGGAATGAAGAACACGGGCCTGTATTTGAAGCAGGCTTCCCGGCTATTACAGACGGCAACAATGTCTGTGCAATTCCGCTTCAGCTGCTCTTTACACACTTCCAGCTGAACCGTGATCCATCCGAATTGCTGCTTACCGGAATGTACAACATCCGTAAACAGCATGGAATGGAATAGGACGGGCTGAGCACCACCTGCTACAGGTACACGGCAGACTATATTAAGAGAATCTAACGGACCTCAGAGGCGTTATTTGGCGGAATGGGCTCATTTAGCCGGACTAACGGACCGTAGCGCCCTTATTCTCTCTCTGGCGGCCGCTTTTGCGGCGAAAATCTGCAAATAAAGGCCGTGGTGTCCGTTAGCCGGAGAAAAGTGGTATTTTCGCAGGAATAAGGGCTGCTCAGTCCGTTAGAATCCGGTAGAAGGTGCGTGGGTGATGTGGGCGATGGCCGGAGGCTTAAGCCCCGCCGAAACGGCCTGGTTATGAAAGAAACTGAAATAATAGTGTCAGGTGTTTTACCTGATAGTGTCTTGTGTTCTACACAACTGCACATAGACTCGCACAAAGAGACGGCATTAATGCCGTCTCTTTGTGCTGTGTATAGTGCGGAACGGCGGAGTGATAACCCCGCATCCGCGGATCATTACTGGGCGGATAACTCCGCCTTATTGAGCTATCAGAATCCGGTAGAGCAATACCGCTGCTTCAGCGCGGGTGGACAGAGCTGACGGATGGAGCTGGCCTCCGGCATCTCCCTTGATGAAGCCTGCCGCAGTCAATGACGCAATGTCTGAGGCAGCGTAGCCGGCAATACCAGCCTGATCGGTAAAATTACCGGCTGCAAGGATGGCGGCTGCGGAGTCACCCTGCAGAATACCCGCAGCCCTGAGTGCTCTGGCCGTCATG contains these protein-coding regions:
- a CDS encoding LLM class flavin-dependent oxidoreductase: MELGISTFVETTPDVVTGETMSHAERLREVVEEIVLADQVGLDVYGVGEHHRPDFAASSPAVVMAAAASLTSKIRLTSAVMILSSADPVRVYQDFATLDGLSNGRAEIMVGRGSFVESFPLFGCDLKDYESLFDEKLDLLMKLQHSERVTWEGKHRPAIHNLAIYPRPVQDPLPVWIASAGSPESAVRSGALGLPFALAMIGPVRPLDFASHVKLYKEAAAAAGHDLTKLPIAAHAHGFVAESTPQAIGQFFPSTFARTNVRAVEKNLPPYTRADYDAAVRPEGALFVGDPRTVADKIIQLRKEVGITRFLLHVPHGTMPHAEVMESIRLLGTEVAPLVREEIARWEENL
- a CDS encoding iron ABC transporter permease, which translates into the protein MQTEIAAQPASKQSIINSRYGFTAIIIVLLVITVLSAGAAVSFGQVEIPVSQSYRILLHQITGIQIGNVQDLTSGSFVDIIWKIRFPRVLMALFIGAGLTLCGTIMQAAVQNPLADPYILGISSGGSLGATFAILVGFGTMGFLGQTGVAFWAFAGAVGASLLVLLLANAGGKMTSVKLVLAGMVINALCTAFANFIVYFANNAEGIKTVTFWTMGSLAASSWDKLPLIAVSITVAALFFLMQFRALNAMLLGDEAAVTLGISLSAYRRAYMILTALITGIMVASCGMIGFVGLIIPHLVRGLVGSDHRRLLPASILFGAIFMIWTDVIARTIVPNVELPIGIITALIGAPMFMYMLVKKGYAFGGKS
- a CDS encoding CPBP family intramembrane glutamic endopeptidase — translated: MRGLNESLKGNPLFAGAEFSKLKIRLYMLVPLYFVLWMGSLTAGRWVYSGASYGLIQVFGLGEGAVQVYRKVVVCGIQVILFCLWIIMIEKRPLRSAGFPAVKPFRVYWTGFLIGFGAISAVTAILLGMGMVQVEAYHWASFIPLAAVIALGWMVQSAAEELAVRGWLIPMLAKESSPAFAIILSSVIFGIFHLFSSGVTVLSFINLILSGLFFAGYAVVTKHIWGVCGMHFAWNVTLGNLYGFPVSGFPDNGRTLVEMSQTGPELFTGGAFGPEGGVITTLVLLSGIIILAILWNRQRLLFTSTN
- a CDS encoding VOC family protein, which translates into the protein MLIPQFYLNGRTNEAIRLYSLAFHSSADSVMYDPGQEPETVVIHAEMHILGQRIMLSDYGGTSGYPTESVQELVAIFEHEDALKQAYDSIKAGSTTITPLGPVFYSPCMVQFADTFGVRWCFMI
- a CDS encoding ABC transporter substrate-binding protein yields the protein MKKGLKTFMPLLAVLLLVGILSACSSNTKNENASAATAAPAANTAAEATEAPTAAPSTSTVYPLTIENYSNNGEGTEWTAKSVTFDKAPEKVVANTQGAAELLIKLGLTDKMVGVAALYGAGDPSVQEEFKKIPVISENYASKELVVGASPDLVMGRADLFADADWGVGTVTGLNELGIQTYLQNTSVKGATLESLYKDIEQLGQIFDVQENAAAYIDELKQRAQKIKDESAGSNAKTFAYVSDGGNGAIAIYSGNIDTFAGDVLSLLGITNSFGDVTGDVSKEQLLATNPDVLLLSVYTGGVDPQETLKAFYADPSLQSLTAIKNKAIYLIDFNQFWGYSYSIFDGAEKLLSDILANQ
- a CDS encoding DUF1963 domain-containing protein, with translation MTERIPCKSEGCSATILPATFQKTGGYCMPCVQVKERDERQAYILQHRKTVDLYAGVTDPVEVLKIMHASRPHDPLMVYAPYKTGKEELYSSLSGEDAGRMEAYAVELLQAGDEDTCTEVLMSLACYNNRLLSGTGTLAELLRREVYHPGFLYKDAPADIRDLLLEQVDTDAEHRNFLLLALSWIGDEVVVQRFRDWREQAPDWADELYAAPEKYANEAGWELTAEGERRDLFYRNNYAVENPPPSSAAVYPDEPAGSFLSESGHRCEWCGNPLTMLMDIHAEHTAVKRLPVIGQRLQVQTCIICSCYGPVYMELDSMHGARWSAFNQKPDYLPESDPNEESREYLSAGKQFRIAEKPRNTYYAAEWTLEPWASQLGGYPTWIQDAEYPVCPCCSQSMHFIGQLDWEAVEKYGEGIYYMFLCPEGRMSATLFQQS
- a CDS encoding CDP-alcohol phosphatidyltransferase family protein produces the protein MIRHIPNMLTVMRMTGSLGLLFIEPLSGLFLAVYALCGASDALDGYIARKTNSASEAGASLDSVADAFFIGVLLMVFLPLLRLPLWTIGWIAGIAIIRFASLLAGWLRYRALAFIHTYANKATGLLLFCFPFLYNLLGLTVTACLLCSVASLSAMEELAVNLRSKELRRNARYFTWKR